A single Mytilus trossulus isolate FHL-02 chromosome 12, PNRI_Mtr1.1.1.hap1, whole genome shotgun sequence DNA region contains:
- the LOC134692572 gene encoding uncharacterized protein LOC134692572 — protein sequence MAAVFTGTSVWNSIVVFVIILSLSAGVKIQYHSIKTLDSRPSDFFDADVTDHVTDLAQYGMDKTATALVFEVKACVQAKVFMTNSEFMAASSLRCEWLSFGVGLLTDIPQYYVAGWNYYTKCLRGAEVCVGCVRVRYQIRTVDSKPLGFFDFNVITDYVTDLAKYGRNNSETLVFEVKVCLQAKLFMSNSEIMSDSTLRYEVLIGGWGNAITAIRRSDGIETNDVSEKFNTAGLLDCNQYRLLWASWDDGTIKLGTGGIIGDNLQCSWTDPNPFEVRSAGIYSRNNDGEWIIEIDVADESTGFFSNCNRNDKKASLINLDVVFAEKVQCIAICAKMTDCVGINYSSQMSRCELLSFYPGLVTAIPQSLSPGWTYYTKCFRQKEVCIGCFF from the exons ATGGCAGCGGTGTTCACTGGAACGAGTGTTTGGAATTCCATTGTAGTTTTTGTCATCATTTTATCCTTATCAGCAG GAGTAAAAATTCAGTATCATTCTATCAAGACCTTAGACTCGAGGCCATCCGATTTCTTCGACGCTGACGTAACAGATCACGTGACTGATTTGGCCCAATATGGTATGGACAAAACAGCTACTGCGTTGGTCTTTGAGGTTAAAGCATGCGTACAAGCTAAAGTATTCATGACAAATTCTGAGTTCATGGCTGCATCGAGCCTAAG ATGTGAATGGTTGTCTTTTGGAGTTGGTCTCCTGACAGATATTCCACAATATTATGTAGCTGGATGGAACTACTATACCAAGTGTTTAAGAGGTGCTGAAGTGTGTGTTGGGT GTGTAAGAGTTCGATATCAAATCAGAACTGTGGATTCCAAACCTTTAGGTTTCTTTGATTTTAACGTCATAACTGATTATGTTACGGACCTTGCAAAGTATGGACGCAACAATAGTGAAACATTGGTCTTCGAAGTAAAAGTATGTTTACAAGCTAAGCTATTCATGTCCAATTCGGAAATCATGTCTGATTCAACTTTAAGGTACGAAGTTCTAATTGGGGGATGGGGAAATGCAATTACAGCAATCCGACGATCGGATGGTATTGAAACCAATGACGTTAGCGAGAAGTTTAATACCGCAGGACTTTTAGACTGCAATCAATACCGACTATTGTGGGCAAGCTGGGATGACGGAACCATAAAGTTAGGTACAGGGGGAATAATTGGTGACAATTTGCAATGCAGTTGGACCGACCCGAACCCCTTTGAAGTTAGATCTGCAGGAATCTACTCCAGAAATAATGATGGAGAGTGGATAATTGAGATCGATG TTGCAGATGAATCAACTGGATTTTTCAGTAACTGCAATAGGAATGACAAGAAAGCAAGCTTGATAAATCTTGATGTAGTCTTCGCAGAGAAAGTCCAATGTATCGCTATTTGTGCGAAGATGACAGATTGCGTAGGAATAAATTACAGCTCTCAAATGTCAAG ATGTGAATTGTTGTCGTTTTACCCTGGTCTTGTTACTGCAATCCCCCAGTCTTTATCACCTGGATGGACCTACTACACTAAATGTTTCAGACAGAAGGAAGTATGCATTGGGTGTTTCTTCTGA